One genomic segment of Rubripirellula tenax includes these proteins:
- a CDS encoding efflux RND transporter periplasmic adaptor subunit, which produces MTGLMLTLILGCGENRSSVAVAKKPPKVIVAPASAIPMTDYDEFVGRTEACEFVEVRSRVSGFLRSVEFEDGAFVQEGQLLATVEPDQYQAIHDQSLAMVELQKTKVELAASVLARSKKLKEGSAISQEQLEEDAASLKAAEAQITVAMADAARTALDLKYTAVKAPIAGRVDRALVTAGNVVTGGLGSGTLLTTIVNDSPTYAYFDVDEASILRYIRQSKSQSAEGDRKTTVLRDLNIPVELQLKDESGFPHKGTLDFLENRIDDRTGTIRLRGVFENDDNLLRGGLFVRVRIPTSEPYEAVMIPEAAIGTDQTYKFAFVVGDDNVAQRRAVTLGPLVAQPEGGSMRVIKDGIRPGENVVVQGVQRVQPGIKVDPQTQVKPTIEPEEVPVAAGEVE; this is translated from the coding sequence CTACGACGAGTTCGTCGGGCGGACCGAAGCGTGTGAGTTCGTGGAAGTTCGATCCCGTGTATCCGGTTTTTTGCGGTCGGTCGAATTCGAAGATGGCGCGTTCGTGCAAGAAGGTCAATTGCTCGCCACCGTTGAACCCGATCAGTATCAAGCGATTCATGACCAGTCCTTGGCAATGGTGGAATTGCAAAAAACAAAAGTTGAATTGGCGGCAAGCGTTTTGGCGCGATCGAAAAAGTTGAAAGAAGGTTCCGCAATCTCGCAAGAACAGCTTGAGGAAGATGCCGCATCATTGAAGGCAGCCGAGGCTCAGATTACGGTCGCGATGGCCGACGCCGCCAGAACGGCATTGGACTTGAAGTACACCGCAGTGAAGGCGCCGATCGCGGGCCGCGTGGACCGGGCGCTGGTGACGGCTGGCAATGTGGTCACGGGAGGCTTGGGTAGCGGTACGTTGTTGACCACAATTGTCAATGATTCACCGACTTACGCCTACTTTGATGTCGACGAAGCGAGCATCTTGCGCTACATCCGGCAGAGCAAAAGCCAGTCAGCCGAGGGCGACCGCAAGACGACGGTATTGCGTGACTTGAACATTCCCGTGGAACTTCAACTCAAGGACGAGTCGGGGTTTCCTCACAAGGGCACACTCGACTTTCTTGAGAATCGAATCGACGACCGAACGGGCACGATTCGATTGCGAGGCGTTTTCGAAAACGACGACAACCTGCTGCGTGGCGGGCTGTTTGTTCGCGTCCGAATACCAACCAGCGAACCGTATGAAGCGGTGATGATTCCCGAGGCCGCGATCGGAACCGACCAAACCTACAAGTTCGCTTTCGTCGTCGGTGACGACAACGTGGCCCAGCGACGCGCCGTCACGTTGGGGCCCTTGGTGGCCCAGCCCGAAGGTGGTTCGATGCGCGTGATCAAGGACGGAATCCGACCGGGCGAAAACGTGGTCGTTCAAGGCGTCCAGCGAGTCCAACCGGGAATCAAGGTGGATCCACAAACGCAGGTCAAACCAACCATCGAACCAGAAGAAGTGCCTGTCGCAGCGGGAGAGGTTGAATGA